Proteins encoded within one genomic window of Actinoplanes octamycinicus:
- the cydB gene encoding cytochrome d ubiquinol oxidase subunit II, with protein MITFWFAILVLAWVLYFVLEGFDFGVGLLAPFLGRDEHERGAAIRTIGPFWDGNEVWLVAAIGVTFAAFPDWYAVLLSALYLPMVGILLLLAVRGAALEFRGKHDSPAWRRRCDRLLAGSSAGVVLLWGAQLGVFVHGLRIDADGVVIGNGLGRSLAPLLTPAAGLGALAALLGTVLLGATFLALRTTGPVRRRAVALARHGGNAGTVGLLLAGIATGSRLALVAAVLCLIAGMLARQGREGVAFAATALGVAGSVVAVFTAHGAVVLRSTLDPRWSLTREAAAASPSALKLITVAGVLILPGVLAYQAWSYWVFRRRVASERVPS; from the coding sequence ATGATCACCTTCTGGTTCGCGATCCTCGTCCTCGCCTGGGTGCTCTACTTCGTCCTCGAAGGCTTCGACTTCGGCGTCGGGCTGCTCGCCCCGTTCCTCGGCCGCGACGAGCACGAGCGCGGCGCGGCGATCCGCACCATCGGCCCGTTCTGGGACGGCAACGAGGTGTGGCTGGTCGCCGCGATCGGCGTCACCTTCGCCGCCTTCCCCGACTGGTACGCCGTCCTGCTGTCCGCGCTCTACCTGCCGATGGTCGGCATCCTGCTGCTGCTCGCGGTCCGCGGGGCGGCGCTGGAGTTCCGCGGCAAGCACGACTCCCCCGCCTGGCGCCGCCGCTGCGACCGGCTGCTCGCCGGGTCGTCGGCCGGCGTGGTGCTGCTCTGGGGCGCGCAGCTCGGCGTCTTCGTCCACGGCCTGCGGATCGACGCCGACGGCGTGGTGATCGGGAACGGTCTCGGCCGCAGTCTGGCTCCGCTGCTCACCCCGGCCGCCGGGCTCGGTGCGCTGGCCGCGTTGCTCGGCACGGTGCTGCTCGGCGCGACCTTCCTGGCGCTGCGTACCACCGGCCCGGTCCGGCGCCGCGCGGTCGCCCTGGCCCGGCACGGCGGCAACGCCGGCACGGTCGGCCTGCTCCTCGCCGGGATCGCCACCGGCTCGCGGCTCGCGCTGGTCGCCGCGGTGCTCTGCCTCATCGCCGGGATGCTGGCCCGGCAAGGACGGGAGGGCGTGGCGTTCGCGGCGACCGCGCTCGGGGTGGCCGGGTCGGTGGTCGCGGTCTTCACCGCGCACGGGGCGGTGGTGCTGCGCAGCACCCTGGATCCGCGCTGGTCGCTGACCCGGGAGGCGGCCGCGGCCAGCCCGTCCGCGCTCAAGCTGATCACCGTCGCCGGGGTGCTGATCCTGCCCGGGGTGCTGGCCTACCAGGCCTGGTCCTATTGGGTCTTCCGGCGCCGCGTCGCGAGCGAACGGGTCCCGTCATGA
- a CDS encoding C40 family peptidase, which translates to MKRGLRGLLFAVAAAGLVLTGPVVAHATPSPGSVEDQIDKQWNELEPVIEDYNDVHGKLLKLQKQQKQLNQTLAPLQKQVDAALVEVRGLASDAYMQGPPSALGAILSGDPNALTEKLSLLEQLASDRQESIGDVVKLRDKYAADKEKLDALASEIATRDTDLKTKKSAIEKEITSLQKLRIKAYGDTDDGPFKTGPCPVDYTNDKGGRAAQRACDLIGKPYVFGSEGPNSYDCSGLTKEAWKAVGVHLEHYTKDQWGSTKSVSRSELRPGDLVFYYSDVHHVAIYIGGGMVVHAPHTGDHVRMATIDRGPIAGYRRPAG; encoded by the coding sequence GTGAAACGCGGACTACGCGGCCTGCTTTTCGCGGTGGCCGCTGCCGGACTCGTTCTCACCGGACCTGTCGTTGCCCACGCCACGCCCTCGCCGGGCAGCGTCGAAGATCAGATCGACAAGCAGTGGAACGAGCTCGAGCCCGTCATCGAGGACTACAACGACGTGCACGGCAAGCTCCTCAAACTGCAGAAGCAGCAGAAGCAGCTGAACCAGACGCTCGCTCCGCTGCAGAAGCAGGTCGACGCGGCCCTGGTGGAGGTGCGCGGCCTGGCCTCGGACGCCTACATGCAGGGTCCGCCGAGCGCCCTCGGCGCGATCCTCAGCGGTGATCCGAACGCGCTGACCGAGAAGCTCTCGCTCCTCGAGCAGCTGGCCAGCGACCGTCAGGAGTCGATCGGCGACGTCGTGAAGCTCCGCGACAAGTACGCAGCCGACAAGGAGAAACTGGACGCTCTGGCGTCCGAGATCGCCACTCGGGACACCGACCTCAAGACCAAGAAGTCGGCGATCGAGAAGGAGATCACCTCCCTGCAGAAACTGCGGATCAAGGCGTACGGCGACACGGACGACGGTCCGTTCAAGACCGGTCCGTGCCCGGTGGACTACACCAACGACAAGGGTGGCCGGGCCGCGCAGCGGGCCTGCGACCTGATCGGCAAGCCCTACGTCTTCGGTTCCGAGGGTCCGAACAGCTACGACTGCTCGGGTCTGACGAAAGAGGCGTGGAAGGCCGTCGGCGTGCATCTCGAGCACTACACCAAGGACCAGTGGGGGTCCACGAAATCGGTGAGCCGGAGCGAGTTGAGGCCGGGTGACCTGGTCTTCTACTACTCCGACGTGCACCATGTGGCGATCTACATCGGTGGCGGCATGGTGGTGCACGCTCCGCACACGGGCGACCACGTGCGGATGGCGACGATCGATCGCGGTCCGATCGCCGGCTATCGCCGGCCCGCGGGCTAG
- a CDS encoding BlaI/MecI/CopY family transcriptional regulator gives MALGDLEREVMTQLWDAPEALTVRQVHERISKNRDLAYTTVMTVLDRLAKKKLVVQMKADRAYQYAAAQSREEMTAAVMLDALSASPDQDAALAYFLGQLPPGAIQAALNATPKET, from the coding sequence ATGGCACTAGGCGATCTCGAACGCGAGGTCATGACGCAGCTCTGGGACGCTCCCGAGGCGCTGACCGTGCGACAGGTGCACGAGCGGATCAGCAAGAACCGGGATCTGGCGTACACGACGGTGATGACGGTCCTGGACCGTCTCGCCAAGAAGAAGCTGGTCGTCCAGATGAAAGCGGACAGGGCTTACCAGTACGCCGCGGCCCAGTCCCGTGAGGAGATGACCGCGGCCGTGATGCTCGACGCCCTGAGCGCGTCCCCCGATCAGGACGCCGCGCTGGCATACTTCCTCGGTCAGCTGCCCCCCGGCGCGATCCAAGCCGCCCTGAACGCGACGCCGAAAGAGACGTGA
- a CDS encoding cytochrome ubiquinol oxidase subunit I — MDVLDLTRLQFAVVTIYHYLFVPLSISLSAVAAGLHLAWLRTDSRKYLDLTKFVGKLLIVTFAVGVVTGLVQEFQFGLGWSAFAKFYGDVFGPTLAVEGMLAFFLEATFLAVWYFGWGRLPRKLHAATIVVVAVGTLLSAYIILAANSFMQNPVGYELDATTGRAHLTSFSALMTNEVVLAAFPHTMAGAAMAGGGLLLALGVWRLTADRGFRPLARLGAWLTLVGGALTALTGDHLGKVMTAVQPMKMAAAEALYSTTTGAPFSVLAVGKLGHDKPFLTVEIPRLLSFLGTGSFDGTVQGIDDLQAQYVAQYGPGSYVPMIPVAFWTFRLMMGAGIAGMILAAYYLWASAEKKSRLPLLPAVLQRGAGVPGWAKRILLLSPLLPAAANTFGWIFTETARQPWLAFGISKVSDGISPGLTSAEVIASLAGFTAVYGLLALAWFKLVVHLSTKPLSPEISDKSPVPEPAPAY; from the coding sequence ATGGACGTGCTCGACCTGACCCGGCTGCAGTTCGCCGTCGTGACGATCTATCACTACCTGTTCGTGCCGCTGTCGATCAGCCTGTCGGCGGTCGCGGCCGGTCTGCATCTGGCCTGGTTGCGCACCGACTCGCGGAAGTACCTGGATCTCACGAAGTTCGTCGGGAAGCTCTTGATCGTCACCTTCGCCGTCGGCGTGGTCACCGGGCTCGTCCAGGAGTTCCAGTTCGGACTGGGCTGGAGCGCCTTCGCCAAGTTCTACGGTGACGTGTTCGGCCCGACCCTCGCGGTCGAGGGGATGCTCGCGTTCTTCCTGGAGGCCACCTTCCTCGCGGTCTGGTATTTCGGGTGGGGCCGGCTGCCGCGCAAGCTGCACGCCGCCACGATCGTGGTGGTGGCGGTCGGGACGCTGCTCTCCGCCTACATCATCCTGGCGGCCAACTCGTTCATGCAGAACCCGGTGGGGTACGAGCTGGACGCCACCACCGGCCGCGCGCACCTGACCAGCTTCTCCGCGCTGATGACCAACGAGGTGGTGCTGGCCGCGTTCCCGCACACCATGGCCGGCGCGGCGATGGCCGGCGGCGGACTGCTGCTCGCCCTCGGGGTCTGGCGGCTCACCGCGGACCGCGGGTTCCGGCCGCTGGCCCGGCTCGGCGCCTGGCTGACCCTGGTCGGTGGGGCGCTCACCGCGCTCACCGGCGACCACCTGGGCAAGGTGATGACCGCGGTGCAGCCGATGAAGATGGCGGCGGCCGAGGCGCTCTACTCGACCACCACCGGGGCGCCGTTCTCGGTTCTCGCGGTCGGCAAGCTCGGGCACGACAAGCCGTTCCTCACCGTGGAGATCCCCCGGCTGCTGTCCTTCCTGGGCACCGGCTCGTTCGACGGGACGGTGCAGGGGATCGACGACCTGCAGGCGCAGTATGTGGCGCAGTACGGGCCGGGCAGCTACGTACCGATGATCCCGGTGGCGTTCTGGACCTTCCGGCTGATGATGGGCGCCGGGATCGCCGGGATGATCCTCGCGGCGTACTACCTCTGGGCCTCAGCCGAGAAGAAGTCACGACTCCCGCTGCTTCCCGCCGTCCTGCAGAGGGGCGCCGGGGTGCCCGGCTGGGCCAAGCGGATCCTGCTGCTCTCGCCGCTGCTGCCGGCCGCGGCCAACACGTTCGGCTGGATCTTCACGGAGACGGCCCGGCAGCCGTGGCTCGCCTTCGGGATCTCCAAGGTCTCCGACGGGATCTCCCCCGGGTTGACGAGTGCCGAGGTCATCGCGTCGCTGGCCGGGTTCACCGCCGTCTACGGGCTGCTCGCCCTGGCCTGGTTCAAGCTCGTCGTCCATCTCTCGACGAAGCCGCTCAGTCCCGAGATCTCGGACAAGTCGCCCGTTCCCGAGCCCGCCCCGGCCTACTAG
- the cydC gene encoding thiol reductant ABC exporter subunit CydC, with the protein MTLPAPRSARFRVRSALRRRVSSRPLSGTTAAPDRRPARGPVDPRLLRHARTGRAGVALLALIGAGQAAATLAIAVALCWVVAPSLSRSLLLGGSRTAAIALLAGAFAARGLFSWAEQVVARRTAARVTDELRRSLLAAIVRRGPAWVASSGAGRLTTVLGTGLDSLRPWFSGYLPSLVLGVLLPPAVLVVMALVDPASALIALLTLPLVPLLGALIGWATQSRARQRWAADARLAGHFLDVVHGLGTLKAFGRAERQTAVIADLTDRHRRATMRVLRVAFLSSTALDLVGTLSVGLIAVQAGIRVAGGSMSLAPALLAILLAPEVYRPLREMAGRYHAATDATAVIADVDEILTGAAGAAGAVPGGGAVPSNGAAGSAPDSAVRPAHVQGSAGQRPAGRPNELRSSIEIGQFSIDDEFSTSGRPPQAGAARSGSRTTLSSGRLPLGGRGRGRGRTGPRSGTFSQRDRRDADGSGTDGWEHAADAGAREAAGDAGRMPEAAWARLARVGRWGVLATGLRAGYPGAVGDAVHLDELAVRAGELVALRGPSGAGKSTALRVLAGLHPAGAGAVAVGRAFHLSQRPALPHARTVAEAFPEDVTEDEVRSALRLVGLDGEVTPATPLGEHGHGISAGQRQRLALAALLHRAGRAVAATQRAADRPHRDEPGPKRHPMPVVTLLLDEPTAHLDPAAERLVVARLREFAGRGCAVLAVAHRPALLAAADRVVDLDPPASEAGAVTHPAAGPGAAALSAAVPGAAAGVVARSGISVRPVVAAGASTAGSEDSKVEGRARESAATVEGVSASGPKPTTVGGPAHESGNAVDGASASAQDARNNGGRASASGAAAERWWRRPWVAVGLGAAAVLSGLLLTGAAGWLLVRAASLPPVLTLSTAVVLVRGSAVARPLLRYLERLVAHDVAFARLGRRRARVYAELIPRVPGPRLHRRGDLLTRLVDDVDARVDGLLRGWLPAWTAAVTVLVAGAAAVLITPRLLAPLAIGVLVTAVIAPLVAGWQADRQDAATAVARAALRDAMVETVDGVEELGAGGGRSGVPESRSRMLADLEARAARTAGLAAAIAHLGWAVAVAGTALVLAGAGISAEWGAVLLLGVVALGEPLVALPEAAIARRQAAGAERRVAALTAGASTRRHGKTIGDQATGTRPDGTAAGAGATDGTATGARITDGTGAGSGARVTDGTAANRIAESGPAGEWIPDGEVRVSGLVAGWDPEAEPALDGVDLELAAGARIAVTGRSGAGKSTLGAVLGGLLAPRAGDVRVGGRVVLVGDDTGHVFASTVRENLRLAMPAATDPQLVAALRRVGLGPWLAGLADGLDTWLGTGGSTMSGGQRRRFATARALLADPALLILDEPTEGIDEAGAHALMTDLLGAASGRTVLVFAHRTEGLDLVDEIYELSSAKLNVGVI; encoded by the coding sequence ATGACCCTCCCCGCGCCCCGGTCCGCCCGCTTCCGGGTGCGGTCCGCTCTCCGGCGCCGGGTTTCGAGCAGACCCCTTTCCGGTACGACCGCAGCCCCCGACCGGCGTCCGGCCCGCGGCCCGGTCGACCCGCGGCTGCTGCGGCACGCGCGTACCGGGCGGGCCGGAGTGGCCCTGCTCGCCCTGATCGGAGCCGGGCAGGCGGCCGCGACGCTGGCCATCGCGGTGGCGCTCTGCTGGGTGGTCGCCCCGTCGCTCTCCCGCTCGCTGCTGCTCGGCGGCTCCCGGACCGCGGCGATCGCCCTGCTGGCCGGAGCGTTCGCGGCCCGCGGCCTGTTCTCCTGGGCGGAACAGGTGGTGGCCCGCCGCACCGCGGCCCGGGTCACCGACGAACTGCGGCGCTCGCTGCTCGCCGCGATCGTCCGGCGCGGCCCGGCGTGGGTGGCCTCGTCCGGCGCCGGCCGCCTCACCACGGTCCTCGGCACCGGCCTCGACTCGCTGCGCCCGTGGTTCTCCGGCTACCTGCCGTCGCTGGTCCTCGGCGTCCTGCTGCCGCCCGCCGTACTGGTCGTGATGGCCCTGGTCGACCCGGCCTCCGCACTGATCGCCCTGCTCACCCTGCCGCTGGTCCCGCTGCTCGGCGCGCTGATCGGCTGGGCCACGCAGTCCCGCGCCCGGCAGCGGTGGGCCGCCGACGCCCGGCTGGCCGGCCACTTCCTCGACGTGGTGCACGGCCTCGGCACGCTCAAGGCCTTCGGCCGCGCCGAACGCCAGACCGCCGTGATCGCCGACCTCACCGACCGGCACCGGCGGGCCACCATGCGCGTGCTCCGCGTCGCGTTCCTCTCGTCCACGGCCCTGGACCTGGTCGGCACGCTGTCGGTCGGCCTGATCGCCGTGCAGGCCGGCATCCGGGTGGCCGGTGGCTCGATGTCGCTGGCGCCGGCTCTGCTGGCCATTTTGCTCGCTCCGGAGGTGTACCGGCCGTTGCGGGAGATGGCCGGCCGGTATCACGCCGCCACGGACGCCACGGCGGTCATCGCGGACGTGGACGAGATTCTCACCGGTGCGGCCGGTGCGGCCGGTGCGGTTCCGGGCGGCGGCGCGGTGCCGAGCAACGGCGCAGCCGGTTCGGCCCCGGACAGCGCTGTTCGCCCAGCTCACGTGCAGGGGTCGGCTGGCCAGCGTCCGGCCGGCAGACCGAACGAACTCCGCAGCTCGATCGAGATTGGTCAATTTTCGATCGACGACGAGTTTTCCACATCAGGGCGTCCTCCACAGGCGGGAGCTGCTCGCTCGGGCAGCCGCACCACACTGTCTTCGGGGCGGCTCCCCCTGGGTGGGCGGGGACGGGGACGTGGGCGGACCGGACCGCGTTCAGGAACGTTCAGCCAGCGGGATCGGCGCGATGCCGACGGGTCGGGCACGGACGGCTGGGAGCACGCGGCTGACGCCGGTGCGCGGGAGGCAGCCGGGGATGCCGGGCGGATGCCGGAAGCGGCCTGGGCCCGGCTGGCTCGGGTGGGCCGGTGGGGAGTGCTCGCGACCGGGCTGCGGGCCGGCTACCCGGGCGCCGTCGGGGACGCGGTGCACCTGGACGAGCTCGCGGTGCGGGCGGGCGAGCTGGTCGCGCTGCGAGGGCCGTCCGGGGCGGGCAAGAGCACGGCGCTGCGGGTGCTCGCCGGGCTGCACCCGGCCGGCGCCGGGGCGGTCGCGGTGGGGCGGGCGTTCCACCTGTCGCAGCGGCCGGCGCTGCCGCACGCGCGGACGGTCGCGGAGGCCTTCCCGGAGGACGTGACCGAGGACGAGGTACGGTCGGCGCTGCGCCTGGTCGGGCTGGACGGCGAGGTCACCCCGGCGACACCGCTCGGGGAGCACGGGCACGGCATCTCGGCCGGTCAGCGCCAGCGGCTGGCACTGGCCGCGCTGCTGCACCGGGCGGGCCGCGCGGTGGCCGCCACCCAGCGGGCCGCCGACCGCCCGCACCGCGACGAGCCCGGCCCGAAACGCCACCCGATGCCGGTCGTCACCCTCTTGCTCGACGAACCCACCGCGCACCTGGACCCGGCCGCCGAACGCCTGGTGGTGGCCCGGTTGCGAGAGTTCGCCGGCCGGGGCTGCGCGGTGCTGGCAGTCGCTCACCGCCCGGCCCTGCTCGCCGCCGCCGACCGCGTCGTCGACCTGGACCCGCCGGCGTCCGAGGCCGGCGCCGTCACCCACCCCGCCGCCGGGCCAGGCGCAGCCGCACTGTCTGCCGCTGTGCCAGGTGCGGCCGCTGGCGTCGTGGCACGATCGGGCATCTCCGTTCGCCCGGTCGTTGCGGCGGGCGCATCAACTGCGGGCTCGGAGGACAGTAAGGTCGAGGGACGCGCACGCGAGTCCGCGGCGACGGTTGAGGGCGTGTCGGCTTCCGGCCCGAAGCCGACAACCGTCGGCGGACCGGCGCACGAGTCCGGAAACGCGGTCGACGGCGCGTCGGCGTCGGCTCAGGACGCGCGCAACAACGGCGGACGTGCGAGCGCGTCCGGGGCGGCCGCCGAGCGGTGGTGGCGGCGGCCGTGGGTGGCGGTCGGACTCGGGGCGGCGGCGGTGCTCAGTGGGCTGCTGCTGACCGGGGCGGCGGGGTGGCTGCTGGTGCGGGCGGCTTCGTTGCCGCCGGTGCTGACGCTGTCGACCGCGGTGGTGCTGGTGCGCGGGAGTGCGGTGGCCCGGCCACTGCTGCGCTATCTGGAGCGGCTGGTGGCGCACGATGTGGCGTTCGCGCGGCTGGGGCGGCGGCGGGCGCGGGTGTACGCCGAGCTGATCCCGCGGGTGCCGGGGCCGCGGCTGCACCGGCGCGGGGATCTGCTGACCCGGCTCGTCGACGATGTGGACGCTCGGGTGGACGGGCTGCTCCGCGGATGGCTGCCGGCCTGGACCGCGGCGGTCACGGTGCTCGTGGCGGGGGCGGCGGCGGTGCTGATCACGCCGCGGCTGCTGGCGCCGCTGGCGATCGGGGTGCTGGTCACCGCGGTGATCGCGCCGCTGGTGGCGGGCTGGCAGGCGGACCGGCAGGACGCGGCCACCGCGGTGGCGCGGGCCGCGCTGCGGGACGCCATGGTCGAGACGGTGGACGGGGTCGAGGAGCTGGGGGCCGGGGGCGGGCGGTCCGGCGTACCGGAAAGCCGTAGCCGGATGCTCGCGGACCTGGAGGCGCGAGCGGCCCGGACCGCCGGGCTCGCCGCCGCGATCGCGCACCTCGGATGGGCGGTCGCGGTGGCCGGAACCGCCCTCGTCCTGGCCGGGGCCGGGATCTCCGCGGAGTGGGGCGCGGTGCTGCTGCTCGGCGTCGTCGCCCTGGGTGAGCCGCTGGTCGCCCTCCCGGAGGCAGCGATCGCCCGGCGTCAGGCCGCCGGCGCGGAACGCCGCGTCGCCGCCCTGACGGCCGGCGCGAGCACGCGGCGACACGGCAAGACCATCGGCGACCAGGCGACCGGCACACGACCGGACGGCACGGCCGCGGGCGCGGGCGCCACAGACGGCACCGCCACGGGCGCGCGCATCACGGACGGCACAGGCGCGGGCTCGGGCGCGCGTGTCACGGACGGCACGGCTGCGAATCGGATCGCCGAGAGCGGGCCTGCGGGTGAGTGGATACCGGACGGGGAGGTTCGGGTCTCCGGGCTGGTGGCGGGCTGGGATCCGGAGGCGGAGCCGGCGCTGGACGGGGTGGATCTGGAGCTGGCGGCCGGGGCGCGGATCGCGGTCACCGGGCGGTCCGGGGCGGGGAAGTCGACACTCGGCGCGGTGCTCGGCGGGCTGCTCGCGCCGCGCGCCGGGGACGTCCGGGTCGGGGGCCGGGTGGTGCTGGTCGGGGACGACACCGGGCACGTGTTCGCGTCGACCGTACGGGAGAATCTGCGTCTCGCGATGCCGGCCGCGACCGATCCGCAGCTTGTCGCCGCGCTGCGGCGGGTCGGTCTCGGGCCGTGGCTGGCCGGGCTGGCGGACGGCCTGGACACCTGGCTGGGGACCGGGGGCAGCACGATGTCCGGCGGGCAGCGGCGGCGGTTCGCGACGGCGCGGGCGCTGCTGGCCGATCCGGCGCTGCTGATCCTGGACGAGCCGACCGAGGGGATCGACGAGGCCGGGGCGCACGCGTTGATGACCGACCTGCTGGGCGCGGCGTCCGGGCGTACCGTGCTGGTCTTCGCGCACCGCACGGAGGGCCTCGACCTCGTGGACGAAATTTACGAACTGTCCAGCGCTAAGCTAAATGTCGGGGTCATCTAG
- a CDS encoding M56 family metallopeptidase, whose translation MTALLLGTLGLTLSLVVPGVLAGARWPDRAPVAAVLLWQALTLTAVLCALGVVLAAPEELTRAAGADHPWTVAALVFSLAVAATIVIRLLISLIRVSARARARRERHRTLVDLLDRVERHRELGGAEVRVLDGALPLAYCVPGREPRVVLSDAVLRILDREQVDAVLAHEQAHLRHRHELVMESFTAFYQAVPRPLRSRAPLDAVHLLLEMVADDAARRRTGPVPLRAALARLSDAVPLAEEAPADPAGESRSRRLDRLAGPAPTSRGLSVLAGVAAAGLLVLPTVILVVPWLGQALDAWPFRSL comes from the coding sequence GTGACCGCACTCCTCCTCGGAACCCTCGGGCTGACCCTGTCGCTGGTCGTCCCGGGCGTTCTGGCCGGCGCCCGCTGGCCGGACCGCGCCCCGGTCGCCGCCGTCCTGCTCTGGCAGGCGCTCACCCTGACCGCGGTGCTCTGCGCGCTCGGCGTGGTCCTGGCCGCCCCGGAGGAGCTGACCCGGGCGGCCGGCGCCGATCACCCGTGGACCGTGGCGGCGCTGGTGTTCTCGCTGGCGGTCGCGGCCACCATCGTGATCCGGCTGCTGATCTCGCTGATCCGGGTGAGTGCCCGGGCCCGGGCCCGCCGCGAGCGGCACCGCACCCTGGTCGACCTGCTGGACCGGGTGGAGCGGCACCGCGAGCTGGGCGGCGCCGAGGTGCGGGTGCTGGACGGCGCGCTGCCGCTGGCCTACTGCGTGCCCGGCCGGGAGCCCCGGGTGGTGCTCAGCGACGCGGTGCTGCGGATCCTGGACCGCGAGCAGGTGGACGCGGTGCTCGCCCACGAGCAGGCGCACCTGCGGCACCGGCACGAGCTGGTGATGGAGTCGTTCACCGCGTTCTACCAGGCGGTGCCGCGCCCGCTGCGGTCCCGGGCGCCGCTGGACGCGGTGCATCTGCTGCTGGAGATGGTGGCCGACGACGCGGCCCGGCGGCGGACCGGGCCGGTCCCGCTGCGCGCCGCGCTGGCCCGGCTGTCCGACGCCGTCCCCCTGGCGGAGGAGGCCCCGGCCGACCCGGCGGGTGAATCGCGCTCCCGCAGGCTCGACCGGCTGGCCGGTCCGGCGCCCACCTCGAGGGGTCTGTCGGTGCTCGCCGGGGTCGCCGCAGCCGGTCTGCTGGTGTTACCCACGGTGATTCTGGTGGTGCCCTGGCTGGGGCAGGCCCTGGATGCCTGGCCGTTCCGGTCACTCTGA